From a single Bos indicus isolate NIAB-ARS_2022 breed Sahiwal x Tharparkar chromosome 11, NIAB-ARS_B.indTharparkar_mat_pri_1.0, whole genome shotgun sequence genomic region:
- the LOC139185896 gene encoding ficolin-2 isoform X2 has product MELGGAAGALGPSGPLLVCLCFGTLAAQAADTCPGERGLPGVPGKAGPAGPKGSTGAQGEKGARGEKGESGQLHSCATGPRTCTELLTRGHFLSGWHTIYLPDCRPLTVLCDMDTDGGGWTVFQRRKDGSVDFFRTWTAYKQGFGSQLGEFWLGNDNIHALTAQGTSELRVDLMDFEGNHRFAKYQSFRMADEAEKYKLVLGAFVEGNAGDSLTDHGNHFFSTKDRDNDESPSNCAAQFQGAWWYHSCHSSNLNGRYLRGPHTSYANGINWKSWGRYNYSYKVSEMKLRLT; this is encoded by the exons ATGGAGCTGGGAGGCGCGGCCGGGGCCCTGGGGCCCAGTGGCCCGCTCCTCGTGTGCCTGTGCTTCGGGACCCTCGCTGCCCAGGCTGCAGACACATGTCCAG GAGAACGAGGTTTGCCCGGAGTCCCTGGGAAGGCAGGGCCGGCTGGACCCAAAGGAAGCACAG GAGCCCAAGGGGAGAAGGGTGCACGTGGAGAGAAAG GAGAGTCGGGGCAGCTTCATTCATGTGCCACAG GACCTCGGACCTGCACGGAGCTGCTCACCAGGGGACACTTTCTGAGCGGCTGGCACACCATCTACCTGCCCGACTGCCGGCCCCTGACTGTGCTGTGTGACATGGACACCGACGGCGGGGGGTGGACC GTTTTCCAGCGAAGGAAGGACGGCTCTGTGGACTTCTTCCGGACCTGGACCGCGTACAAGCAGGGCTTCGGCAGTCAGCTGGGCGAGTTCTGGCTGGGGAATGACAACATCCACGCCCTGACCGCCCAGG GAACCAGTGAGCTCCGGGTAGACCTCATGGACTTTGAAGGCAACCACCGATTTGCCAAGTACCAGTCATTCAGGATGGCAGATGAAGCTGAGAAGTACAAGCTGGTCCTGGGAGCCTTTGTGGAGGGCAATGCAG GTGACTCCCTGACGGACCACGGAAATCACTTCTTCTCCACCAAAGACCGTGACAACGACGAGAGCCCCTCTAACTGTGCCGCGCAGTTCCAGGGGGCCTGGTGGTATCACAGCTGCCACTCCTCCAACCTGAACGGCCGCTACCTCAGGGGCCCGCACACGAGCTACGCCAACGGCATCAACTGGAAGTCGTGGGGCCGGTACAACTACAGCTACAAAGTGTCGGAGATGAAGCTGCGGCTCACCTAG
- the LOC139185896 gene encoding ficolin-2 isoform X1, producing the protein MELGGAAGALGPSGPLLVCLCFGTLAAQAADTCPEVKLVGLEGSDKLSILRGCPGLPGAPGLKGETGAAGLKGERGLPGVPGKAGPAGPKGSTGAQGEKGARGEKGESGQLHSCATGPRTCTELLTRGHFLSGWHTIYLPDCRPLTVLCDMDTDGGGWTVFQRRKDGSVDFFRTWTAYKQGFGSQLGEFWLGNDNIHALTAQGTSELRVDLMDFEGNHRFAKYQSFRMADEAEKYKLVLGAFVEGNAGDSLTDHGNHFFSTKDRDNDESPSNCAAQFQGAWWYHSCHSSNLNGRYLRGPHTSYANGINWKSWGRYNYSYKVSEMKLRLT; encoded by the exons ATGGAGCTGGGAGGCGCGGCCGGGGCCCTGGGGCCCAGTGGCCCGCTCCTCGTGTGCCTGTGCTTCGGGACCCTCGCTGCCCAGGCTGCAGACACATGTCCAG AGGTGAAGCTGGTGGGTCTGGAGGGCTCCGACAAGCTGTCCATCCTCCGAGGCTGCCCAGGGCTGCCCGGAGCCCCAGGGCTCAAGGGAGAGACGGGTGCCGCTGGACTGAAGG GAGAACGAGGTTTGCCCGGAGTCCCTGGGAAGGCAGGGCCGGCTGGACCCAAAGGAAGCACAG GAGCCCAAGGGGAGAAGGGTGCACGTGGAGAGAAAG GAGAGTCGGGGCAGCTTCATTCATGTGCCACAG GACCTCGGACCTGCACGGAGCTGCTCACCAGGGGACACTTTCTGAGCGGCTGGCACACCATCTACCTGCCCGACTGCCGGCCCCTGACTGTGCTGTGTGACATGGACACCGACGGCGGGGGGTGGACC GTTTTCCAGCGAAGGAAGGACGGCTCTGTGGACTTCTTCCGGACCTGGACCGCGTACAAGCAGGGCTTCGGCAGTCAGCTGGGCGAGTTCTGGCTGGGGAATGACAACATCCACGCCCTGACCGCCCAGG GAACCAGTGAGCTCCGGGTAGACCTCATGGACTTTGAAGGCAACCACCGATTTGCCAAGTACCAGTCATTCAGGATGGCAGATGAAGCTGAGAAGTACAAGCTGGTCCTGGGAGCCTTTGTGGAGGGCAATGCAG GTGACTCCCTGACGGACCACGGAAATCACTTCTTCTCCACCAAAGACCGTGACAACGACGAGAGCCCCTCTAACTGTGCCGCGCAGTTCCAGGGGGCCTGGTGGTATCACAGCTGCCACTCCTCCAACCTGAACGGCCGCTACCTCAGGGGCCCGCACACGAGCTACGCCAACGGCATCAACTGGAAGTCGTGGGGCCGGTACAACTACAGCTACAAAGTGTCGGAGATGAAGCTGCGGCTCACCTAG